The proteins below come from a single Balaenoptera musculus isolate JJ_BM4_2016_0621 chromosome 1, mBalMus1.pri.v3, whole genome shotgun sequence genomic window:
- the H6PD gene encoding GDH/6PGL endoplasmic bifunctional protein isoform X1: protein MNIISGSELLLLCAVSQCLESPLEMYSFVPSFTRRCSYTEQTGTPLLVRTLWPATSALAALGMLAEPHFTRHAGAWNMLTAAVCVALLGCLQAQELQGHVSVILLGATGDLARKYLWQGLFQLYLEEAGKGHSFRFHGTALTNTKQGQEIIAKVLESLSCPRDTAPGRCAELKAQFQQLSEYRRLKTPEDYLALSKDIEAWVQHEGLQEAGRIFYFSVPPFAYADIARSINSSCRPGPGAWLRVVLEKPFGHDHRSAQQLATELGSFFQEEEMYRVDHYLGKQVVAQILPFRDQNRKALDGLWNRHHVERVEIIMKETVDAEGRTSFYEEYGVIGDVLQNHLTEILMLVAMELPLDISSSEAVLGHKLQAFRALRGLQRGSAVVGQYQAYRGQVRRELQKPDSFHSLTPTFAGILVHIDNLRWEGVPFILMSGKALDERVGYVRILFKDQAYCAQSEKRWVPAQSHCLPQQIIFYIGHGELGGPAVLVSRNLFRPSLPSASWKEVEGQPGLRLFGRPLSDYYAYSPVREQDAYSILISHIFHRRKDSFIAMENLLASWVFWTPLLDSLAHEVPRLYPGGAENGHLLDFEFSGSHVSFSQPPLEQLVPGPDSAPMPSDFQVLGAKYRDSPLISAWPEELIARLAGDIEAAAVRAVRRFGEFHLALSGGSSPVALFQQLAMGHYGFPWAHTHLWLVDERCVPLWDPESNFQGLQAHLLQHVRVPYYNIHPMPVHRRQRLCAEEDQGAQAYAEEISTLVTNSSFDLVLLGMGTDGHTASLFPQSPVGLDGEQLVVLTTSPSSPRRRMSLSLPVINRARQVAVLVMGRMKREIALLVSRVGREPRKWPISGVRPDSGQLVWYMDYDAFLG, encoded by the exons ATGAA TATCATTTCAGGTAGCGAGCTGCTGCTATTGTGTGCTGTGTCACAGTGCTTGGAGTCACCATTAGAGATGTATTCCTTCGTGCCATCGTTCACACGCAGGTGCTCATACACAG AACAGACGGGAACCCCGCTTCTGGTCCGTACCCTCTGGCCGGCCACGTCAGCGCTCGCAGCTTTGGGGATGTTAGCAGAGCCACACTTTACAAG GCACGCAGGCGCTTGGAATATGCTCACGGCGGCCGTGTGCGTGGCCCTGCTGGGCTGCCTGCAGGCCCAGGAGCTCCAGGGACATGTCTCCGTAATCCTGCTGGGAGCCACCGGGGACCTGGCCAGAAAATACCTATGGCAGGGGCTGTTCCAGCTGTACCTGGAGGAGGCGGGGAAGGGCCACAGTTTTCGCTTCCACGGGACTGCTTTGACGAACACCAAGCAGGGCCAGGAGATCATAGCCAAGGTCCTGGAgtccctctcctgccccagggaCACAGCTCCCGGTCGCTGTGCTGAGCTCAAGGCTCAGTTCCAGCAGCTGAGCGAGTACCGCCGCCTGAAGACACCTGAGGACTATCTGGCCCTGAGCAAGGACATTGAGGCCTGGGTCCAGCACGAAGGCCTCCAGGAGGCCGGCAGGATTTTCTACTTCTCGGTGCCACCCTTCGCCTATGCAGACATTGCCCGCAGCATCAACAGCAGCTGCCGTCCAGGCCCAGGTGCCTGGCTGCGCGTTGTCCTTGAGAAACCCTTTGGCCATGACCACCGCTCAGCCCAGCAGCTGGCCACAGAACTTGGGAGCTTTTTCCAAGAGGAGGAGATGTACCGGGTGGACCATTACCTGGGCAAGCAG GTGGTGGCCCAGATCCTGCCTTTCCGAGACCAGAACCGCAAGGCCCTGGACGGCCTCTGGAACCGGCACCACGTGGAGCGGGTGGAGATCATCATGAAGGAGACGGTGGACGCAGAAG GTCGCACCAGCTTCTACGAGGAGTACGGCGTCATCGGCGATGTCCTGCAGAACCACCTGACCGAGATCCTCATGCTGGTGGCCATGGAGCTGCCCCTCGACATCAGCAGCTCGGAGGCGGTGCTGGGGCACAAGCTCCAGGCCTTCCGGGCCCTGCGGGGCCTGCAGAGGGGCAGTGCTGTCGTGGGCCAGTACCAGGCTTACCGCGGGCAGGTGCGCAGAGAGCTGCAGAAGCCAGACAGCTTCCACAGCCTGACGCCGACCTTTGCAG GCATCCTCGTTCACATAGACAACCTTCGCTGGGAGGGGGTCCCTTTCATCCTGATGTCCGGCAAAGCCTTGGATGAGAGAGTTGGCTACGTTCGGATCTTGTTCAAGGACCAGGCGTACTGTGCCCAGAGCGAGAAGCGCTGGGTCCCGGCCCAGAGCCACTGCCTTCCTCAGCAGATCATCTTCTACATTGGCCACGGTGAGCTGGGCGGCCCAGCCGTGCTGGTCAGCAGGAACCTGTTcaggccctccctgccctccgcCAGCTGGAAGGAAGTGGAGGGCCAGCCTGGGCTTCGCCTCTTTGGCCGCCCTCTGTCTGATTACTACGCCTACAGCCCTGTGAGGGAGCAGGACGCCTACTCCATCCTCATCTCTCATATCTTCCACCGCCGGAAGGACTCCTTCATCGCCATGGAGAACTTGCTGGCTTCCTGGGTCTTCTGGACGCCCTTGCTGGACAGCCTGGCCCACGAGGTCCCACGCCTCTACCCAGGAGGAGCAGAGAATGGACACCTGTTGGACTTTGAGTTCAGTGGCAGCCACGTGTCCTTCTCCCAGCCGCCATTGGAGCAGCTGGTACCGGGGCCGGATTCTGCTCCGATGCCCAGCGACTTCCAGGTTCTTGGGGCCAAGTACCGAGACAGCCCGCTGATATCGGCCTGGCCGGAGGAGCTGATCGCCAGGCTGGCCGGCGACATCGAGGCTGCAGCTGTGCGGGCTGTGAGGCGCTTTGGCGAGTTCCACCTGGCACTCTCGGGCGGCTCGAGCCCTGTGGCCCTGTTCCAGCAGCTGGCCATGGGGCACTACGGCTTCCCCTGGGCCCACACACACCTGTGGCTGGTGGACGAGCGCTGCGTCCCGCTCTGGGACCCCGAGTCCAACTTCCAGGGCCTGCAGGCTCACCTGCTGCAGCACGTGCGTGTCCCCTACTACAACATCCACCCCATGCCCGTGCACCGGCGCCAGCGGCTCTGTGCCGAGGAGGACCAGGGCGCCCAGGCCTATGCCGAGGAGATCTCCACCCTGGTGACCAACAGCAGCTTCGACCTGGTGCTGCTGGGCATGGGCACCGACGGGCACACggcctccctcttccctcagTCACCCGTCGGCCTGGACGGCGAGCAGCTGGTGGTGCTGACCACGAGCCCCTCCAGCCCGCGCCGGCGCATGAGCCTCAGCCTGCCCGTCATCAACCGTGCCCGCCAGGTGGCGGTCCTGGTCATGGGCCGGATGAAGCGCGAGATCGCCCTGCTGGTGAGCCGCGTGGGCCGCGAGCCCAGGAAGTGGCCCATCTCGGGCGTCCGGCCCGATTCTGGCCAGTTGGTGTGGTACATGGACTACGACGCGTTTCTGGGGTGA
- the H6PD gene encoding GDH/6PGL endoplasmic bifunctional protein isoform X3, with product MKHAGAWNMLTAAVCVALLGCLQAQELQGHVSVILLGATGDLARKYLWQGLFQLYLEEAGKGHSFRFHGTALTNTKQGQEIIAKVLESLSCPRDTAPGRCAELKAQFQQLSEYRRLKTPEDYLALSKDIEAWVQHEGLQEAGRIFYFSVPPFAYADIARSINSSCRPGPGAWLRVVLEKPFGHDHRSAQQLATELGSFFQEEEMYRVDHYLGKQVVAQILPFRDQNRKALDGLWNRHHVERVEIIMKETVDAEGRTSFYEEYGVIGDVLQNHLTEILMLVAMELPLDISSSEAVLGHKLQAFRALRGLQRGSAVVGQYQAYRGQVRRELQKPDSFHSLTPTFAGILVHIDNLRWEGVPFILMSGKALDERVGYVRILFKDQAYCAQSEKRWVPAQSHCLPQQIIFYIGHGELGGPAVLVSRNLFRPSLPSASWKEVEGQPGLRLFGRPLSDYYAYSPVREQDAYSILISHIFHRRKDSFIAMENLLASWVFWTPLLDSLAHEVPRLYPGGAENGHLLDFEFSGSHVSFSQPPLEQLVPGPDSAPMPSDFQVLGAKYRDSPLISAWPEELIARLAGDIEAAAVRAVRRFGEFHLALSGGSSPVALFQQLAMGHYGFPWAHTHLWLVDERCVPLWDPESNFQGLQAHLLQHVRVPYYNIHPMPVHRRQRLCAEEDQGAQAYAEEISTLVTNSSFDLVLLGMGTDGHTASLFPQSPVGLDGEQLVVLTTSPSSPRRRMSLSLPVINRARQVAVLVMGRMKREIALLVSRVGREPRKWPISGVRPDSGQLVWYMDYDAFLG from the exons ATGAA GCACGCAGGCGCTTGGAATATGCTCACGGCGGCCGTGTGCGTGGCCCTGCTGGGCTGCCTGCAGGCCCAGGAGCTCCAGGGACATGTCTCCGTAATCCTGCTGGGAGCCACCGGGGACCTGGCCAGAAAATACCTATGGCAGGGGCTGTTCCAGCTGTACCTGGAGGAGGCGGGGAAGGGCCACAGTTTTCGCTTCCACGGGACTGCTTTGACGAACACCAAGCAGGGCCAGGAGATCATAGCCAAGGTCCTGGAgtccctctcctgccccagggaCACAGCTCCCGGTCGCTGTGCTGAGCTCAAGGCTCAGTTCCAGCAGCTGAGCGAGTACCGCCGCCTGAAGACACCTGAGGACTATCTGGCCCTGAGCAAGGACATTGAGGCCTGGGTCCAGCACGAAGGCCTCCAGGAGGCCGGCAGGATTTTCTACTTCTCGGTGCCACCCTTCGCCTATGCAGACATTGCCCGCAGCATCAACAGCAGCTGCCGTCCAGGCCCAGGTGCCTGGCTGCGCGTTGTCCTTGAGAAACCCTTTGGCCATGACCACCGCTCAGCCCAGCAGCTGGCCACAGAACTTGGGAGCTTTTTCCAAGAGGAGGAGATGTACCGGGTGGACCATTACCTGGGCAAGCAG GTGGTGGCCCAGATCCTGCCTTTCCGAGACCAGAACCGCAAGGCCCTGGACGGCCTCTGGAACCGGCACCACGTGGAGCGGGTGGAGATCATCATGAAGGAGACGGTGGACGCAGAAG GTCGCACCAGCTTCTACGAGGAGTACGGCGTCATCGGCGATGTCCTGCAGAACCACCTGACCGAGATCCTCATGCTGGTGGCCATGGAGCTGCCCCTCGACATCAGCAGCTCGGAGGCGGTGCTGGGGCACAAGCTCCAGGCCTTCCGGGCCCTGCGGGGCCTGCAGAGGGGCAGTGCTGTCGTGGGCCAGTACCAGGCTTACCGCGGGCAGGTGCGCAGAGAGCTGCAGAAGCCAGACAGCTTCCACAGCCTGACGCCGACCTTTGCAG GCATCCTCGTTCACATAGACAACCTTCGCTGGGAGGGGGTCCCTTTCATCCTGATGTCCGGCAAAGCCTTGGATGAGAGAGTTGGCTACGTTCGGATCTTGTTCAAGGACCAGGCGTACTGTGCCCAGAGCGAGAAGCGCTGGGTCCCGGCCCAGAGCCACTGCCTTCCTCAGCAGATCATCTTCTACATTGGCCACGGTGAGCTGGGCGGCCCAGCCGTGCTGGTCAGCAGGAACCTGTTcaggccctccctgccctccgcCAGCTGGAAGGAAGTGGAGGGCCAGCCTGGGCTTCGCCTCTTTGGCCGCCCTCTGTCTGATTACTACGCCTACAGCCCTGTGAGGGAGCAGGACGCCTACTCCATCCTCATCTCTCATATCTTCCACCGCCGGAAGGACTCCTTCATCGCCATGGAGAACTTGCTGGCTTCCTGGGTCTTCTGGACGCCCTTGCTGGACAGCCTGGCCCACGAGGTCCCACGCCTCTACCCAGGAGGAGCAGAGAATGGACACCTGTTGGACTTTGAGTTCAGTGGCAGCCACGTGTCCTTCTCCCAGCCGCCATTGGAGCAGCTGGTACCGGGGCCGGATTCTGCTCCGATGCCCAGCGACTTCCAGGTTCTTGGGGCCAAGTACCGAGACAGCCCGCTGATATCGGCCTGGCCGGAGGAGCTGATCGCCAGGCTGGCCGGCGACATCGAGGCTGCAGCTGTGCGGGCTGTGAGGCGCTTTGGCGAGTTCCACCTGGCACTCTCGGGCGGCTCGAGCCCTGTGGCCCTGTTCCAGCAGCTGGCCATGGGGCACTACGGCTTCCCCTGGGCCCACACACACCTGTGGCTGGTGGACGAGCGCTGCGTCCCGCTCTGGGACCCCGAGTCCAACTTCCAGGGCCTGCAGGCTCACCTGCTGCAGCACGTGCGTGTCCCCTACTACAACATCCACCCCATGCCCGTGCACCGGCGCCAGCGGCTCTGTGCCGAGGAGGACCAGGGCGCCCAGGCCTATGCCGAGGAGATCTCCACCCTGGTGACCAACAGCAGCTTCGACCTGGTGCTGCTGGGCATGGGCACCGACGGGCACACggcctccctcttccctcagTCACCCGTCGGCCTGGACGGCGAGCAGCTGGTGGTGCTGACCACGAGCCCCTCCAGCCCGCGCCGGCGCATGAGCCTCAGCCTGCCCGTCATCAACCGTGCCCGCCAGGTGGCGGTCCTGGTCATGGGCCGGATGAAGCGCGAGATCGCCCTGCTGGTGAGCCGCGTGGGCCGCGAGCCCAGGAAGTGGCCCATCTCGGGCGTCCGGCCCGATTCTGGCCAGTTGGTGTGGTACATGGACTACGACGCGTTTCTGGGGTGA
- the H6PD gene encoding GDH/6PGL endoplasmic bifunctional protein isoform X2 — translation MLAEPHFTRHAGAWNMLTAAVCVALLGCLQAQELQGHVSVILLGATGDLARKYLWQGLFQLYLEEAGKGHSFRFHGTALTNTKQGQEIIAKVLESLSCPRDTAPGRCAELKAQFQQLSEYRRLKTPEDYLALSKDIEAWVQHEGLQEAGRIFYFSVPPFAYADIARSINSSCRPGPGAWLRVVLEKPFGHDHRSAQQLATELGSFFQEEEMYRVDHYLGKQVVAQILPFRDQNRKALDGLWNRHHVERVEIIMKETVDAEGRTSFYEEYGVIGDVLQNHLTEILMLVAMELPLDISSSEAVLGHKLQAFRALRGLQRGSAVVGQYQAYRGQVRRELQKPDSFHSLTPTFAGILVHIDNLRWEGVPFILMSGKALDERVGYVRILFKDQAYCAQSEKRWVPAQSHCLPQQIIFYIGHGELGGPAVLVSRNLFRPSLPSASWKEVEGQPGLRLFGRPLSDYYAYSPVREQDAYSILISHIFHRRKDSFIAMENLLASWVFWTPLLDSLAHEVPRLYPGGAENGHLLDFEFSGSHVSFSQPPLEQLVPGPDSAPMPSDFQVLGAKYRDSPLISAWPEELIARLAGDIEAAAVRAVRRFGEFHLALSGGSSPVALFQQLAMGHYGFPWAHTHLWLVDERCVPLWDPESNFQGLQAHLLQHVRVPYYNIHPMPVHRRQRLCAEEDQGAQAYAEEISTLVTNSSFDLVLLGMGTDGHTASLFPQSPVGLDGEQLVVLTTSPSSPRRRMSLSLPVINRARQVAVLVMGRMKREIALLVSRVGREPRKWPISGVRPDSGQLVWYMDYDAFLG, via the exons ATGTTAGCAGAGCCACACTTTACAAG GCACGCAGGCGCTTGGAATATGCTCACGGCGGCCGTGTGCGTGGCCCTGCTGGGCTGCCTGCAGGCCCAGGAGCTCCAGGGACATGTCTCCGTAATCCTGCTGGGAGCCACCGGGGACCTGGCCAGAAAATACCTATGGCAGGGGCTGTTCCAGCTGTACCTGGAGGAGGCGGGGAAGGGCCACAGTTTTCGCTTCCACGGGACTGCTTTGACGAACACCAAGCAGGGCCAGGAGATCATAGCCAAGGTCCTGGAgtccctctcctgccccagggaCACAGCTCCCGGTCGCTGTGCTGAGCTCAAGGCTCAGTTCCAGCAGCTGAGCGAGTACCGCCGCCTGAAGACACCTGAGGACTATCTGGCCCTGAGCAAGGACATTGAGGCCTGGGTCCAGCACGAAGGCCTCCAGGAGGCCGGCAGGATTTTCTACTTCTCGGTGCCACCCTTCGCCTATGCAGACATTGCCCGCAGCATCAACAGCAGCTGCCGTCCAGGCCCAGGTGCCTGGCTGCGCGTTGTCCTTGAGAAACCCTTTGGCCATGACCACCGCTCAGCCCAGCAGCTGGCCACAGAACTTGGGAGCTTTTTCCAAGAGGAGGAGATGTACCGGGTGGACCATTACCTGGGCAAGCAG GTGGTGGCCCAGATCCTGCCTTTCCGAGACCAGAACCGCAAGGCCCTGGACGGCCTCTGGAACCGGCACCACGTGGAGCGGGTGGAGATCATCATGAAGGAGACGGTGGACGCAGAAG GTCGCACCAGCTTCTACGAGGAGTACGGCGTCATCGGCGATGTCCTGCAGAACCACCTGACCGAGATCCTCATGCTGGTGGCCATGGAGCTGCCCCTCGACATCAGCAGCTCGGAGGCGGTGCTGGGGCACAAGCTCCAGGCCTTCCGGGCCCTGCGGGGCCTGCAGAGGGGCAGTGCTGTCGTGGGCCAGTACCAGGCTTACCGCGGGCAGGTGCGCAGAGAGCTGCAGAAGCCAGACAGCTTCCACAGCCTGACGCCGACCTTTGCAG GCATCCTCGTTCACATAGACAACCTTCGCTGGGAGGGGGTCCCTTTCATCCTGATGTCCGGCAAAGCCTTGGATGAGAGAGTTGGCTACGTTCGGATCTTGTTCAAGGACCAGGCGTACTGTGCCCAGAGCGAGAAGCGCTGGGTCCCGGCCCAGAGCCACTGCCTTCCTCAGCAGATCATCTTCTACATTGGCCACGGTGAGCTGGGCGGCCCAGCCGTGCTGGTCAGCAGGAACCTGTTcaggccctccctgccctccgcCAGCTGGAAGGAAGTGGAGGGCCAGCCTGGGCTTCGCCTCTTTGGCCGCCCTCTGTCTGATTACTACGCCTACAGCCCTGTGAGGGAGCAGGACGCCTACTCCATCCTCATCTCTCATATCTTCCACCGCCGGAAGGACTCCTTCATCGCCATGGAGAACTTGCTGGCTTCCTGGGTCTTCTGGACGCCCTTGCTGGACAGCCTGGCCCACGAGGTCCCACGCCTCTACCCAGGAGGAGCAGAGAATGGACACCTGTTGGACTTTGAGTTCAGTGGCAGCCACGTGTCCTTCTCCCAGCCGCCATTGGAGCAGCTGGTACCGGGGCCGGATTCTGCTCCGATGCCCAGCGACTTCCAGGTTCTTGGGGCCAAGTACCGAGACAGCCCGCTGATATCGGCCTGGCCGGAGGAGCTGATCGCCAGGCTGGCCGGCGACATCGAGGCTGCAGCTGTGCGGGCTGTGAGGCGCTTTGGCGAGTTCCACCTGGCACTCTCGGGCGGCTCGAGCCCTGTGGCCCTGTTCCAGCAGCTGGCCATGGGGCACTACGGCTTCCCCTGGGCCCACACACACCTGTGGCTGGTGGACGAGCGCTGCGTCCCGCTCTGGGACCCCGAGTCCAACTTCCAGGGCCTGCAGGCTCACCTGCTGCAGCACGTGCGTGTCCCCTACTACAACATCCACCCCATGCCCGTGCACCGGCGCCAGCGGCTCTGTGCCGAGGAGGACCAGGGCGCCCAGGCCTATGCCGAGGAGATCTCCACCCTGGTGACCAACAGCAGCTTCGACCTGGTGCTGCTGGGCATGGGCACCGACGGGCACACggcctccctcttccctcagTCACCCGTCGGCCTGGACGGCGAGCAGCTGGTGGTGCTGACCACGAGCCCCTCCAGCCCGCGCCGGCGCATGAGCCTCAGCCTGCCCGTCATCAACCGTGCCCGCCAGGTGGCGGTCCTGGTCATGGGCCGGATGAAGCGCGAGATCGCCCTGCTGGTGAGCCGCGTGGGCCGCGAGCCCAGGAAGTGGCCCATCTCGGGCGTCCGGCCCGATTCTGGCCAGTTGGTGTGGTACATGGACTACGACGCGTTTCTGGGGTGA
- the H6PD gene encoding GDH/6PGL endoplasmic bifunctional protein isoform X4: MLTAAVCVALLGCLQAQELQGHVSVILLGATGDLARKYLWQGLFQLYLEEAGKGHSFRFHGTALTNTKQGQEIIAKVLESLSCPRDTAPGRCAELKAQFQQLSEYRRLKTPEDYLALSKDIEAWVQHEGLQEAGRIFYFSVPPFAYADIARSINSSCRPGPGAWLRVVLEKPFGHDHRSAQQLATELGSFFQEEEMYRVDHYLGKQVVAQILPFRDQNRKALDGLWNRHHVERVEIIMKETVDAEGRTSFYEEYGVIGDVLQNHLTEILMLVAMELPLDISSSEAVLGHKLQAFRALRGLQRGSAVVGQYQAYRGQVRRELQKPDSFHSLTPTFAGILVHIDNLRWEGVPFILMSGKALDERVGYVRILFKDQAYCAQSEKRWVPAQSHCLPQQIIFYIGHGELGGPAVLVSRNLFRPSLPSASWKEVEGQPGLRLFGRPLSDYYAYSPVREQDAYSILISHIFHRRKDSFIAMENLLASWVFWTPLLDSLAHEVPRLYPGGAENGHLLDFEFSGSHVSFSQPPLEQLVPGPDSAPMPSDFQVLGAKYRDSPLISAWPEELIARLAGDIEAAAVRAVRRFGEFHLALSGGSSPVALFQQLAMGHYGFPWAHTHLWLVDERCVPLWDPESNFQGLQAHLLQHVRVPYYNIHPMPVHRRQRLCAEEDQGAQAYAEEISTLVTNSSFDLVLLGMGTDGHTASLFPQSPVGLDGEQLVVLTTSPSSPRRRMSLSLPVINRARQVAVLVMGRMKREIALLVSRVGREPRKWPISGVRPDSGQLVWYMDYDAFLG, encoded by the exons ATGCTCACGGCGGCCGTGTGCGTGGCCCTGCTGGGCTGCCTGCAGGCCCAGGAGCTCCAGGGACATGTCTCCGTAATCCTGCTGGGAGCCACCGGGGACCTGGCCAGAAAATACCTATGGCAGGGGCTGTTCCAGCTGTACCTGGAGGAGGCGGGGAAGGGCCACAGTTTTCGCTTCCACGGGACTGCTTTGACGAACACCAAGCAGGGCCAGGAGATCATAGCCAAGGTCCTGGAgtccctctcctgccccagggaCACAGCTCCCGGTCGCTGTGCTGAGCTCAAGGCTCAGTTCCAGCAGCTGAGCGAGTACCGCCGCCTGAAGACACCTGAGGACTATCTGGCCCTGAGCAAGGACATTGAGGCCTGGGTCCAGCACGAAGGCCTCCAGGAGGCCGGCAGGATTTTCTACTTCTCGGTGCCACCCTTCGCCTATGCAGACATTGCCCGCAGCATCAACAGCAGCTGCCGTCCAGGCCCAGGTGCCTGGCTGCGCGTTGTCCTTGAGAAACCCTTTGGCCATGACCACCGCTCAGCCCAGCAGCTGGCCACAGAACTTGGGAGCTTTTTCCAAGAGGAGGAGATGTACCGGGTGGACCATTACCTGGGCAAGCAG GTGGTGGCCCAGATCCTGCCTTTCCGAGACCAGAACCGCAAGGCCCTGGACGGCCTCTGGAACCGGCACCACGTGGAGCGGGTGGAGATCATCATGAAGGAGACGGTGGACGCAGAAG GTCGCACCAGCTTCTACGAGGAGTACGGCGTCATCGGCGATGTCCTGCAGAACCACCTGACCGAGATCCTCATGCTGGTGGCCATGGAGCTGCCCCTCGACATCAGCAGCTCGGAGGCGGTGCTGGGGCACAAGCTCCAGGCCTTCCGGGCCCTGCGGGGCCTGCAGAGGGGCAGTGCTGTCGTGGGCCAGTACCAGGCTTACCGCGGGCAGGTGCGCAGAGAGCTGCAGAAGCCAGACAGCTTCCACAGCCTGACGCCGACCTTTGCAG GCATCCTCGTTCACATAGACAACCTTCGCTGGGAGGGGGTCCCTTTCATCCTGATGTCCGGCAAAGCCTTGGATGAGAGAGTTGGCTACGTTCGGATCTTGTTCAAGGACCAGGCGTACTGTGCCCAGAGCGAGAAGCGCTGGGTCCCGGCCCAGAGCCACTGCCTTCCTCAGCAGATCATCTTCTACATTGGCCACGGTGAGCTGGGCGGCCCAGCCGTGCTGGTCAGCAGGAACCTGTTcaggccctccctgccctccgcCAGCTGGAAGGAAGTGGAGGGCCAGCCTGGGCTTCGCCTCTTTGGCCGCCCTCTGTCTGATTACTACGCCTACAGCCCTGTGAGGGAGCAGGACGCCTACTCCATCCTCATCTCTCATATCTTCCACCGCCGGAAGGACTCCTTCATCGCCATGGAGAACTTGCTGGCTTCCTGGGTCTTCTGGACGCCCTTGCTGGACAGCCTGGCCCACGAGGTCCCACGCCTCTACCCAGGAGGAGCAGAGAATGGACACCTGTTGGACTTTGAGTTCAGTGGCAGCCACGTGTCCTTCTCCCAGCCGCCATTGGAGCAGCTGGTACCGGGGCCGGATTCTGCTCCGATGCCCAGCGACTTCCAGGTTCTTGGGGCCAAGTACCGAGACAGCCCGCTGATATCGGCCTGGCCGGAGGAGCTGATCGCCAGGCTGGCCGGCGACATCGAGGCTGCAGCTGTGCGGGCTGTGAGGCGCTTTGGCGAGTTCCACCTGGCACTCTCGGGCGGCTCGAGCCCTGTGGCCCTGTTCCAGCAGCTGGCCATGGGGCACTACGGCTTCCCCTGGGCCCACACACACCTGTGGCTGGTGGACGAGCGCTGCGTCCCGCTCTGGGACCCCGAGTCCAACTTCCAGGGCCTGCAGGCTCACCTGCTGCAGCACGTGCGTGTCCCCTACTACAACATCCACCCCATGCCCGTGCACCGGCGCCAGCGGCTCTGTGCCGAGGAGGACCAGGGCGCCCAGGCCTATGCCGAGGAGATCTCCACCCTGGTGACCAACAGCAGCTTCGACCTGGTGCTGCTGGGCATGGGCACCGACGGGCACACggcctccctcttccctcagTCACCCGTCGGCCTGGACGGCGAGCAGCTGGTGGTGCTGACCACGAGCCCCTCCAGCCCGCGCCGGCGCATGAGCCTCAGCCTGCCCGTCATCAACCGTGCCCGCCAGGTGGCGGTCCTGGTCATGGGCCGGATGAAGCGCGAGATCGCCCTGCTGGTGAGCCGCGTGGGCCGCGAGCCCAGGAAGTGGCCCATCTCGGGCGTCCGGCCCGATTCTGGCCAGTTGGTGTGGTACATGGACTACGACGCGTTTCTGGGGTGA